From Camelina sativa cultivar DH55 chromosome 20, Cs, whole genome shotgun sequence, the proteins below share one genomic window:
- the LOC109124954 gene encoding O-acyltransferase WSD1-like, translated as MKGRMKHEEEEPLSPMARVFQSPGIDLCVIINIGFKTKINLDALRHNVYKHPRFSSKLSDNGAKWIETKVNVEDHVIVPYIDPEEICEGGQSFVDDYISRLTMIPLDKSRPLWDIHILNVKTSDAEAVGVIRFNHALGDGMSFISLLLACTHKTSNPDMSSTAIPSVKRRSTVPHSLEKTGWFLRAIFTIGSTMILIWNTLVDMLLLFATLLFLKDTKTPLKGGANVRSNPKRFYHRNISLDDIKLIKNAMNMTINDVLLGITQAALSSYMKRQYGKH; from the exons ATGAAAGGGAGAATGAAGCATGAGGAGGAGGAGCCACTCAGCCCGATGGCGCGAGTATTCCAGTCGCCAGGCATAGACTTATGTGTCATCataaatattggtttcaaaaccaaaattaatctTGATGCTTTGAGGCATAATGTCTACAAGCATCCTCGTTTCTCCAGCAAACTG TCTGACAATGGTGCAAAATGGATAGAGACCAAAGTCAATGTAGAAGATCATGTAATCGTACCATACATAGATCCAGAAGAGATATGTGAAGGTGGACAAAGCTTCGTCGATGATTATATCTCACGTCTCACAATGATTCCTCTTGATAAATCAAGACCCTTGTGGGACATTCACATCCTTAACGTCAAAACCTCTGATGCTGAGGCAGTGGGTGTAATAAGATTTAACCATGCGTTGGGAGATGGAATGTCCTTCATTTCCCTCCTTCTCGCATGTACCCATAAAACATCAAATCCAGACATGTCTTCTACTGCTATTCCTTCCGTGAAACGGCGAAGCACGGTGCCGCATAGCCTTGAAAAAACCGGCTGGTTCTTAAGGGCAATATTCACCATTGGTTCTACAATGATATTGATTTGGAATACACTTGTAGATATGTTGTTACTTTTTGCCACTCTGTTGTTTTTGAAGGATACCAAAACGCCACTGAAAGGTGGTGCGAATGTCAGGAGCAATCCAAAGAGATTTTATCACCGAAATATATCTCTAGATGACATTAAACTTATCAAGAACGCTATGAACATG ACTATCAACGATGTTCTACTCGGAATTACACAAGCCGCTCTTTCTAGCTATATGAAACGACAATATGGTAAACATtaa
- the LOC109131304 gene encoding O-acyltransferase WSD1-like, whose translation MKNEEEDEPLSPLARVFQSPAIDLCNIVVVGLKTKINPDVVLDALKHNVYKHPRFSSKLSENGAKWIKTEVNVEDHVIVPYVDPAEICEGGQSFVDDYISRLTMIPLDRSRPLWDIHILNVKTSDAEAVGVIRSHHSLGDGMSIISLMLACTHKTSNPDMLSTAIPPMKRRSTVSHSLERNGWFLRVIFTIGSTMRLIWNTIVDMLLLAATVLFLKDTKTPMKGNANVRRNPRRFYHRTISLDDIKLIKNAMNMVRFDLCS comes from the exons ATGAagaatgaggaggaggatgagccGCTCAGCCCGCTGGCGCGTGTATTCCAGTCGCCAGCCATAGACTTGTGTAATATCGTCGTCGTTGgtctcaaaaccaaaattaatccTGACGTTGTTCTTGATGCATTGAAACATAATGTCTACAAGCATCCTCGTTTCTCAAGCAAACTG TCTGAAAATGGTGCAAAATGGATCAAGACCGAAGTCAATGTAGAAGATCATGTAATTGTACCATACGTAGATCCAGCAGAGATATGTGAAGGTGGACAAAGCTTCGTCGACGATTATATCTCACGTCTCACAATGATTCCTCTTGATAGATCAAGACCTTTGTGGGACATTCACATCCTTAACGTCAAAACCTCTGATGCTGAAGCAGTCGGTGTAATAAGATCTCACCATTCGTTGGGGGATGGAATGTCCATCATTTCTCTCATGCTCGCATGTACCCATAAAACATCAAATCCAGACATGTTGTCTACTGCTATTCCTCCAATGAAACGGCGAAGCACAGTGTCGCATAGCCTTGAAAGAAATGGCTGGTTCTTAAGGGTAATATTCACCATTGGTTCTACAATGAGACTGATTTGGAATACAATCGTAGATATGCTCTTGCTTGCTGCGACAGTGTTGTTTTTGAAGGATACAAAGACGCCGATGAAAGGCAATGCAAATGTCAGGAGAAATCCAAGGAGATTTTACCACCGAACTATCTCTCTAGATGACATTAAACTTATCAAGAACGCTATGAACATGGTACGTTTTGATTTATGTTCATAA
- the LOC104769897 gene encoding uncharacterized protein LOC104769897 has translation MGFFSHMISRDDLKPGDHIYSWRNAYIYSHHGIYIGDGKVIHFTRGGGLEIGTGTVLDKFIDISIQNHGRRRKDNKCLLDCGDQSDLGGVISSCLDCFLAGGNLHLFEYSASPSVFLAKRGGTCTIASSDPCDEVISRAEFLLLKNGFGEYDLLDNNCEDFAIYCKTGLFVLSMATKFGSSGQANSVSAAGGVVSLTLKVLGVKKKISAGHEDDSMVSVVNKVISSTVKYVVPGVGGMALAEYGHYCFGRLFYDIGVRKDACKVSVEDLVAFVGAKQGIQNKCLSS, from the exons ATGGGATTTTTCTCTCACATGATCTCCAGAGATGATCTGAAACCAGGAGATCACATCTATTCTTGGCGTAACGCTTACATCTACTCTCATCACG GAATCTATATAGGCGATGGTAAAGTCATCCATTTCACTCGTGGAGGTGGTCTTGAAATCGGAACCGGAACAGTTTTGGACAAGTTCATCGATATTTCGATACAGAatcatggaagaagaagaaaagacaacAAGTGTCTTCTTGATTGTGGAGACCAATCGGATCTCGGTGGTGTGATCTCTTCTTGTCTTGATTGTTTTCTCGCCGGAGGTAATCTCCATCTCTTCGAATACAGTGCATCTCCGTCTGTCTTTCTAGCCAAACGAGGTGGTACTTGCACGATAGCATCTTCGGATCCTTGTGATGAAGTCATTTCACGTGCGGAGtttctccttttaaaaaatGGGTTTGGTGAGTACGATCTTTTAGACAACAACTGTGAAGATTTTGCTATCTATTGCAAaactggtttgtttgttttatccaTGGCCACAAAGTTTGGAAGTAGTGGTCAGGCCAACTCTGTGTCTGCAGCTGGTGGTGTTGTTTCTTTGACGCTTAAGGTTTTAGgggtgaaaaagaagattaGTGCTGGTCATGAAGATGATTCTATGGTTTCTGTTGTTAACAAGGTCATTTCTTCGACGGTTAAATATGTAGTTCCTGGTGTTGGTGGTATGGCTTTGGCGGAATATGGTCACTACTGTTTTGGCCGTCTGTTTTACGACATTGGTGTTAGAAAAGATGCTTGTAAGGTTTCTGTGGAAGATCTCGTTGCTTTTGTAGGTGCTAAGCAAGGCATACAAAACAAGTGTCTCTCTAGTTAG
- the LOC104769910 gene encoding probable acyl-activating enzyme 5, peroxisomal isoform X2 produces MEEMKPCAANSPPLTPLGFLERAATVYGDCTSIVYGSNTVYTWRETNLRCLRVASSLSSLGIGRSDVVSVLSPNTPAMYELQFAVPMSGAILNNINTRLDARTVSVLLTHSGSKLLFVDVFSRDLAVEAVAMMTTDPPILVFIADKEEEGGSRADAADRNKFSYTYDDLIQRGDPNFKWIRPESEWDPIVLNYTSGTTSAPKGVVHCHRGIFVISVDSLIDWTVPKNPVYLWTLPMFHANGWSYPWGIAAVGGTNVCLRKFDAPLIYRLIRDHGVTHMCGAPVVLNMLSATQESQPLNRPVNILTAGAPPPAAVLLRAESIGFVISHGYGLTETAGLNVSCAWKPQWNRLPATDRARLKARQGVRTLGFTEIDVVDPESGRGVERNGETVGEIVMKGSSVMLGYLKDPSGTEKALKNGWFYTGDVGVIHTDGYLEIKDRSKDIIITGGENVSSVEVEAVLYTNPAVSEVAVVARPDEFWGETPCAFVSLKEGLSRRPTEEELIEYCRKKMPRYMVPKTVSFRDELPKTSTGKVMKFVLREIAKNMGMTRLSRM; encoded by the exons ATGGAGGAAATGAAGCCATGCGCCGCTAACTCGCCGCCGTTGACTCCTCTTGGTTTCTTAGAAAGAGCAGCCACCGTTTACGGTGACTGTACCTCCATCGTTTACGGTAGCAACACCGTTTACACGTGGCGTGAAACTAACCTCCGTTGTCTCCGCGTCGCGTCCTCTCTGTCTTCCCTCGGAATCGGAAGGTCCGACGTCGTCTCCGTCCTTTCTCCCAACACTCCGGCGATGTACGAGCTCCAGTTCGCTGTTCCCATGTCCGGCGCAATCCTCAACAACATCAACACACGCCTCGACGCACGAACCGTCTCTGTTCTTCTCACCCACTCTGGATCTAAGCTTCTCTTCGTCGACGTCTTCTCTCGCGATCTCGCCGTCGAGGCGGTCGCGATGATGACGACTGATCCGCCGATCCTAGTCTTCATCGCCGATAAGGAAGAGGAAGGTGGAAGTCGTGCTGACGCGGCCGATCGCAACAAGTTCAGTTACACTTACGATGATCTGATCCAGAGAGGTGATCCGAATTTTAAATGGATCCGACCTGAAAGCGAATGGGATCCGATTGTGCTTAATTACACTTCTGGTACGACTTCGGCACCTAAAGGAGTGGTCCACTGCCACAGGGGAATCTTCGTAATATCGGTTGACTCTCTAATCGATTGGACCGTACCGAAAAATCCGGTTTACTTATGGACTCTACCGATGTTTCACGCTAACGGCTGGAGCTATCCGTGGGGGATCGCCGCCGTCGGAGGAACTAACGTCTGTTTGCGAAAGTTTGACGCGCCGTTAATTTACCGTTTGATTCGTGATCACGGCGTCACGCACATGTGTGGAGCTCCGGTGGTGCTCAACATGTTGTCTGCGACTCAGGAATCTCAGCCGTTGAACCGTCCCGTCAACATCTTAACCGCCGGTGCTCCTCCTCCAGCTGCTGTTCTCCTCCGAGCAGAGTCAATCGGTTTCGTGATCAGTCACGGTTACGGATTAACGGAAACCGCCGGACTAAACGTCTCTTGCGCGTGGAAGCCGCAGTGGAACCGGTTACCGGCGACTGATCGGGCGAGGTTGAAGGCACGGCAAGGAGTGAGAACCCTTGGGTTTACTGAAATAGACGTGGTGGATCCTGAATCGGGTCGGGGCGTTGAGAGAAACGGCGAAACCGTCGGAGAAATAGTGATGAAAGGAAGCTCGGTCATGCTTGGTTACTTAAAAGATCCGAGCGGAACAGAGAAGGCTTTAAAGAACGGGTGGTTTTACACCGGAGACGTTGGTGTGATTCACACGGATGGTTATCTGGAGATCAAAGATAGATCGAAAGATATAATTATAACTGGAGGAGAGAATGTGAGTAGCGTTGAGGTGGAAGCGGTTTTGTATACGAATCCGGCGGTGAGTGAAGTGGCGGTGGTGGCGAGACCTGATGAGTTTTGGGGAGAGACGCCGTGTGCGTTTGTGAGTTTGAAAGAAGGGTTGAGTCGGAGACCGACGGAGGAGGAGTTGATAGAGTATTGTAGGAAGAAGATGCCAAGGTATATGGTTCCTAAAACTGTGTCGTTTAGGGATGAGCTGCCCAAGACTTCGACTGGGAAAGTTATGAAGTTTGTACTTAGGGAGATTGCTAAGAATATGGGTATGACGAGGTTAAGTCGGATG TAA
- the LOC104769910 gene encoding probable acyl-activating enzyme 5, peroxisomal isoform X1, whose amino-acid sequence MEEMKPCAANSPPLTPLGFLERAATVYGDCTSIVYGSNTVYTWRETNLRCLRVASSLSSLGIGRSDVVSVLSPNTPAMYELQFAVPMSGAILNNINTRLDARTVSVLLTHSGSKLLFVDVFSRDLAVEAVAMMTTDPPILVFIADKEEEGGSRADAADRNKFSYTYDDLIQRGDPNFKWIRPESEWDPIVLNYTSGTTSAPKGVVHCHRGIFVISVDSLIDWTVPKNPVYLWTLPMFHANGWSYPWGIAAVGGTNVCLRKFDAPLIYRLIRDHGVTHMCGAPVVLNMLSATQESQPLNRPVNILTAGAPPPAAVLLRAESIGFVISHGYGLTETAGLNVSCAWKPQWNRLPATDRARLKARQGVRTLGFTEIDVVDPESGRGVERNGETVGEIVMKGSSVMLGYLKDPSGTEKALKNGWFYTGDVGVIHTDGYLEIKDRSKDIIITGGENVSSVEVEAVLYTNPAVSEVAVVARPDEFWGETPCAFVSLKEGLSRRPTEEELIEYCRKKMPRYMVPKTVSFRDELPKTSTGKVMKFVLREIAKNMGMTRLSRM is encoded by the coding sequence ATGGAGGAAATGAAGCCATGCGCCGCTAACTCGCCGCCGTTGACTCCTCTTGGTTTCTTAGAAAGAGCAGCCACCGTTTACGGTGACTGTACCTCCATCGTTTACGGTAGCAACACCGTTTACACGTGGCGTGAAACTAACCTCCGTTGTCTCCGCGTCGCGTCCTCTCTGTCTTCCCTCGGAATCGGAAGGTCCGACGTCGTCTCCGTCCTTTCTCCCAACACTCCGGCGATGTACGAGCTCCAGTTCGCTGTTCCCATGTCCGGCGCAATCCTCAACAACATCAACACACGCCTCGACGCACGAACCGTCTCTGTTCTTCTCACCCACTCTGGATCTAAGCTTCTCTTCGTCGACGTCTTCTCTCGCGATCTCGCCGTCGAGGCGGTCGCGATGATGACGACTGATCCGCCGATCCTAGTCTTCATCGCCGATAAGGAAGAGGAAGGTGGAAGTCGTGCTGACGCGGCCGATCGCAACAAGTTCAGTTACACTTACGATGATCTGATCCAGAGAGGTGATCCGAATTTTAAATGGATCCGACCTGAAAGCGAATGGGATCCGATTGTGCTTAATTACACTTCTGGTACGACTTCGGCACCTAAAGGAGTGGTCCACTGCCACAGGGGAATCTTCGTAATATCGGTTGACTCTCTAATCGATTGGACCGTACCGAAAAATCCGGTTTACTTATGGACTCTACCGATGTTTCACGCTAACGGCTGGAGCTATCCGTGGGGGATCGCCGCCGTCGGAGGAACTAACGTCTGTTTGCGAAAGTTTGACGCGCCGTTAATTTACCGTTTGATTCGTGATCACGGCGTCACGCACATGTGTGGAGCTCCGGTGGTGCTCAACATGTTGTCTGCGACTCAGGAATCTCAGCCGTTGAACCGTCCCGTCAACATCTTAACCGCCGGTGCTCCTCCTCCAGCTGCTGTTCTCCTCCGAGCAGAGTCAATCGGTTTCGTGATCAGTCACGGTTACGGATTAACGGAAACCGCCGGACTAAACGTCTCTTGCGCGTGGAAGCCGCAGTGGAACCGGTTACCGGCGACTGATCGGGCGAGGTTGAAGGCACGGCAAGGAGTGAGAACCCTTGGGTTTACTGAAATAGACGTGGTGGATCCTGAATCGGGTCGGGGCGTTGAGAGAAACGGCGAAACCGTCGGAGAAATAGTGATGAAAGGAAGCTCGGTCATGCTTGGTTACTTAAAAGATCCGAGCGGAACAGAGAAGGCTTTAAAGAACGGGTGGTTTTACACCGGAGACGTTGGTGTGATTCACACGGATGGTTATCTGGAGATCAAAGATAGATCGAAAGATATAATTATAACTGGAGGAGAGAATGTGAGTAGCGTTGAGGTGGAAGCGGTTTTGTATACGAATCCGGCGGTGAGTGAAGTGGCGGTGGTGGCGAGACCTGATGAGTTTTGGGGAGAGACGCCGTGTGCGTTTGTGAGTTTGAAAGAAGGGTTGAGTCGGAGACCGACGGAGGAGGAGTTGATAGAGTATTGTAGGAAGAAGATGCCAAGGTATATGGTTCCTAAAACTGTGTCGTTTAGGGATGAGCTGCCCAAGACTTCGACTGGGAAAGTTATGAAGTTTGTACTTAGGGAGATTGCTAAGAATATGGGTATGACGAGGTTAAGTCGGATGTAA
- the LOC104769912 gene encoding uncharacterized protein LOC104769912 yields MGSTSRDLVFLIIALFASILFLQISSLPDPSFYDYLRESNLPAGIVPKGVTNFSVDVNTGSFTVALPVPCVAKFENQFHFDYNITGVLSDGRIGNLSGVKQKELFLWFAVKGIHVDPESSGLIHFDVGVADKQLSLSLFESPRDCTAAAESKHRDLDPSSPRDFEKQTEDTQSTMQKRSEDIQSIFGPGRNRWTVPS; encoded by the exons ATGGGTTCTACAAGTCGAGATCTCGTCTTCCTCATCATCGCTCTCTTTGCTTCGATCCTCTTCCTTCAGATTTCCTCGTTACCGGATCCGTCTTTCTACGATTACCTCCGGGAGAGCAACCTCCCCGCCGGTATAGTTCCAAAGGGAGTTACTAATTTCTCGGTCGACGTCAATACGGGGAGTTTCACTGTCGCTCTCCCTGTTCCTTGCGTTGCTAAATTCGAGAACCAGTTCCACTTCGACTACAACATCACCGGCGTACTCTCCGATGGACGGATCGGGAATCTATCTGGTGTGAAGCAGAAGGAGCTTTTCCTTTGGTTTGCTGTCAAGGGGATACATGTTGATCCGGAGAGCTCTGGGTTGATTCACTTCGATGTTGGTGTTGCTGATAAGCAGCTTTCTCTTTCCCTCTTTGAGTCTCCTCGAGATTGTACTGCTGCGGCGGAATCTAAACACCGTGATCTTGATCCCTCTAGTCCCCGTGATTTCGAG AAGCAAACTGAAGATACTCAATCGACAATGCAGAAGCGATCCGAAGATATCCAATCGATCTTTGGACCAGGAAGAAATCGTTGGACAGTACCATCATAG
- the LOC104769913 gene encoding biotin carboxyl carrier protein of acetyl-CoA carboxylase 1, chloroplastic, with protein sequence MASSSFSVTSPAAASVYSVTQSSSHHLPLSSTRSRRVSFRLSAKPKLRFLSKPSRSSYPVVKAQSNKVTTGASTNAAKIDGPSAEANEKNSLQDSSSSSSSPELATEESISEFLTQVTTLVKLVDSRDIVELQLKQLDCELIIRKKEALPQPQSPQYVMMQQPNQPSYAQPMAPPPAPAASSPAPPTQASLPPPSPPTPAKSLLPTVKSPMAGTFYRSPGPGEPPFIKVGDKVQKGQVLCIVEAMKLMNEIESDQSGTVVDIVAEDGKPVSLDTPLFVVQP encoded by the exons atggCGTCTTCGTCGTTCTCAGTTACGTCTCCGGCTGCTGCTTCCGTCTACTCAGTCACCCAATCATCGTCGCATCATCTCCCTCTCTCATCAACCCGTTCCCGCAGAGTCTCTTTCCGTCTCTCCGCTAAGCCTAAGCTTCGCTTCCTCTCCAAG CCTAGTCGCAGTAGCTACCCTGTGGTGAAAGCTCAATCTAACAAGGTTACTACTGGTGCATCAACAAATGCTGCAAAAATCGATGGGCCTTCAGCTGAAGCCAATGAGAAAAACTCATTGCAGgactcgtcttcttcttcttcttcacctgaATTAGCTACAGAGGAGTCTATTTCTGAGTTCCTTACCCAAGTAACAACTCTTGTCAA GCTTGTGGATTCGAGAGATATTGTTGAGTTGCAGTTGAAACAACTCGACTGTGAACTAATCATTCGGAAAAAGGAAGCTTTACCTCAACCCCAATCACCACAGTACGTCATGATGCAGCAACCAAATCAACCATCTTATGCCCAACCAATGGCTCCTCCCCCTGCACCTGCTGCTTCCTCACCAGCTCCTCCCACACAAGCATCCCTTCCTCCACCTTCCCCACCTACTCCTGCCAAATCATTGCTTCCTACTGTTAAAAGCCCTATGGCAGGCACATTCTACCGTAGTCCTGGACCTGGTGAACCACCCTTTATTAAG GTTGGAGATAAAGTGCAGAAGGGGCAAGTTCTATGCATTGTTGAAGCCATGAAGTTAATGAATGAAATAGAG TCTGACCAATCAGGAACAGTAGTCGATATTGTCGCAGAAGACGGCAAGCCTGTCAGCCTCGACACA CCTCTGTTTGTGGTTCAACCGTAG
- the LOC104769914 gene encoding thioredoxin F2, chloroplastic, translating into MPLSLRIAPSPTAFRCSPSSTTGGGFVPVKQHCRILSSGAVATRIGFCSGGVLDSGKRCGSYVARCSLETVNVSVGQVTEVDKDTFWPIVKAAGDKIVVLDMYTQWCGPCKVIAPKYKELSEKYQDMVFLKLDCNQDNKPLAKELGIRVVPTFKILKDNKVIKEVTGAKYEDLLAAIDAARSG; encoded by the exons atgcCTCTATCTCTCCGAATCGCTCCATCTCCGACGGCTTTTCGTTGCTCTCCGAGTTCAACTACCGGCGGCGGATTTGTTCCCGTGAAGCAGCACTGTCGGATCCTGAGTTCTGGCGCCGTCGCGACGAGAATCGGGTTCTGTTCTGGTGGTGTTTTAGATTCCGGGAAGAGGTGCGGTTCGTATGTGGCGAGGTGTAGCTTAGAAACAGTGAATGTCAGTGTTGGTCAGGTTACGGAGGTTGATAAGGATACGTTCTGGCCAATTGTTAAAGCCGCTGGTGATAAGATCGTTGTTCTCGATATGTACACTCAGTG GTGTGGTCCTTGCAAAGTGATTGCTCCCAAATACAAAGAGCTATCTGAGAAGTACCAGGATATGGTGTTTCTTAAGCTTGACTGCAACCAAGACAACAAG CCATTGGCAAAGGAGCTAGGAATTAGAGTGGTTCCGACCTTTAAGATCTTGAAGGACAACAAAGTAATAAAGGAAGTGACAGGGGCTAAATATGAAGACTTGCTTGCAGCCATTGATGCAGCAAGGTCAGGCTGA